The DNA sequence CTGCGCCGGTAATTTCACCGATGACTCGACTCTCCCTAGAAACGTACAAAGCTGTAACTAGAACTAGGATACCCAAAACAACTATAAGCACAGTCTTTTTTCTCAATGGCACACCTCCCAACCAAATTTATTAAATATCAGGATAAAAATCATGGAAAAATTCATTGATATCAAATCAATTATATCATTTGCGCATTGCTCATCGTGAGCAGTTTTTCTCGAATCTAAATCACTCGACAGAAGTGTATTCTCACCAAATCCATATTCAATGCCCACTTAGCGAAAGGAGAAAAGCCTGTGGCCTATGTCCCTGTACCCAAGGATCTGACCAAGATCAAGACCAAGGTGATGCTCAATCTCACCAAGCGTCAACTGATTTCATTTGGCAGCGGTGCTCTTCTGGGCGTTCCGCTGTTTTTTCTTGCCAAGCCCCACATGAGTGTCAGCACGGCAGCGCTACTCATGGTGCTGTCCATGCTGCCGTTTTTCCTGCTGGCCATGTATGAACGAAACGGTCAGCCCCTGGAAAAGATCCTCTATCAGCTCATTCAGAGCCGTTTCATCCGACCGAAGAAGCGGCCCTACCGGACCGACAACTTCTATGCCGCCGTAGAGCGGCAAACCAATCTGGACAAGGAGGTAAAAGCGATTGTCCACCAAGAAAACCATCCAACGAAACCTCAGCCGCGAGGAAAGAAATCGCATTGAAAGCGCCATCGCCAGAGCCAAGCGTGACAGCAAGGTTCCGGCAACGGCCCAGCAGACGATCCCTTACCTGCGCATGCATCCCGACGGCATCTGCCAGGCAACGGATGCCTTATATACCAAGACTATTCAGTTTCAGGACATCAACTACCAGCTGGCTCAGAACGAGGACAAGACGGCCATTTTTGACGGCTGGTGTGATTTCCTCAACTACTTTGACAGCTCCATCCGCTTTCAGTTCTCTTTCTTGAATCTTAGTGCCAGCATCGAGGAATTCGAGCAGTCCATCCTGATCCCGGATCAGAACGATGACTTTGATGACATCCGCGAAGAATATGCAAATATGCTCCGAGGTCAGCTGGCCAAAGGCAACAACGGCCTGTCCAAGACCAAGTTCATCACCTTCGGCATCGAAGCGGAGAATCTTCGTACGGCCAAGCCCCGG is a window from the Clostridiaceae bacterium HFYG-1003 genome containing:
- a CDS encoding PrgI family protein codes for the protein MAYVPVPKDLTKIKTKVMLNLTKRQLISFGSGALLGVPLFFLAKPHMSVSTAALLMVLSMLPFFLLAMYERNGQPLEKILYQLIQSRFIRPKKRPYRTDNFYAAVERQTNLDKEVKAIVHQENHPTKPQPRGKKSH